One Luteolibacter sp. Y139 genomic window, AATATCGTGCCGCAGAAGCTGACGCTGCGGGCTTGGTCGGAAGACTATCTGCCGGGCCGGGCGCGCACTTACTCGGAGCCGGTCACCTTGTTCGTGCTGACCTTGGACGAGCACGCCCAGATGCTGAAGACCCAGTTCGACCGGAACATCGGCGAGCTGGAAGATCTCGCACGCCGGGAACGCGATCTTTTCGAAGAGAACCAGCGCCTGGAGAAACTGGAGGATCCCAAGCTCCAGGAAGACGCCAACAAAAAGCGCCTCGAAGCTCAGCAGGAAGGCGAACGCCAGCAGACCGAGCGGATGAAGGATCTGGCGGATAAGATGGACAAGCTTTTCAAGGACAGCGCCCGCAACAAGAGCATCGACAAGGAGACGATGAAGAAGATGGCGGATGCCATGAAGTCCATGAAGGACCTCGCCCAGAAGGAGATGCCGGAGGTGGAGAAGAAGCTCGGCGACGCACAGGACCAGAAGAATTCGGAAAAGAAGGCCAAGGAGGACGTCGAAAAGGCCGTCGAGGAGCAGAAGGACGTCCTCAAGAAAATGCAGGACGCCGTCGACAAGGCCAACGACGCCAACGAGCGCTTTGAGGCCAGCACCTTCATCAATCGCCTGAAGAAAGCCGCCTCGGAGGAAACGGGGGTCGCCACCACGGTGATCGAGCAGTCCTACTACGAGCGCACCGCCGGCCAGCGGGTCAGCGAGCTGGATCCCGCCGACTCGGGCAAGCTCATGGAGGTGGTTCGCCAGCAATCGAACACCACCTCGGACGTGCGCTGGATTCAGGAAGACCTCGGCCATTTCCAAGCGCGGACCAACAAGGAAACCTATCGCAAGGTGCTGGACGCGATGATGGAGGCTCGCATCGACATGCAGCTTGAAGACGTCCGTCGCGTGCTGGAAACGAACCAGGGCTCGCTCGCCTGGGAAGGTGCCAGCAAGGCCGCAGCCAAGCTCACCGAGTGGGCGAAACTTCTCGAAGGCGAGAAGGATGACGACGGCGGCGGTGGTGGCGGCGGTGGTGGAGGCGAAGACGCCGATGAAGATTTCGAGTTCATACTGCGCATGATGAAAATGATCCAGCAGGAGCAGGACATCCGGGCCCGCACCCGGTCCCTGGAAACCCTGCGCCGCTCTTACGAAGGCCAACCCGCCAATCCATGACATGAAAGCCATCACCCTGTTTCTCGCTCTGCCCGTGCTCGCATTCGCTGAAGAGCCCGAGGCCGATGTCGGCGCCAAGATGGCCGAGCATCAGGAAGGCTCCACCAAGCTTTCCGAACGCCAGGACGAACTCGCTGCGGACGTCCAGCAGCTCGTCATCGAGCAAACCAACCCCAAGGTGATCGAGTTGTTAGAGAAGGTCGAGGATGCCATGGACGAGGCGTCCGGATTCTTGCTCGACCGCAATACCGGCGGCGAAACCATCGCTGCCGAAACCGACGTGATCGAACGCATCCACGACGCCGCCAAGGAGAAACAGAAGTCCGGCGGCCAAGGTGAAGCCAGCGGGGCCATGATGGAGATGATGGAGGAAATGATGGGCAAGGGAAAGCCACAGGAAAAACCCGGTGATCAGCCAGGCCAGAAGCCCGGCGACCAGGGAGGCGAAGGCATGACCGGCGACTCCCAAAGCGCGAACTCGAAAGACGGCGGAACATCCGGAACCAAGTTCGAGGAACGTCGCGTTCCCAAGGCCTCGGGAAAAGCGGGAGAAGGAATCCCGCGCGAGTTCCAGGACGCGCTCGATGCCTACAACCGTGACGCCGAGAAACTCGCGAAATGAGATCTATCCTCTCCCTCCTTCTCTTCGCCACCGCCTTGCCACTGGCAGCGCAGGATCTGCCGCGCCGTCCCGATGATCCGATCCCGCCCCAGGTGGACGCGATGTATGAGCGCGGCCTCGCCTACCTCGGAAAAACCCAGAACGCCCGCGGCTCGTGGGACGATAGCATGGGCGGCGAACCCGGTGTCGTGGCACTCTGCGTGGTCTCCTTCCTCGCCCACGGCGAGGACCCGAATCACGGCCCCTACGCGAAGAATATTTCCAAGGGCATCGACTACCTGCTCTCACAGCAGAATTCGACCAACGGCTACATCGGGAACAGCATGTACAACCATGGCTTCTCGACGCTCGCGCTCGCCGAAGCCTACGGCTGCGTCGACAACCCGAAGATCGCCCCCGCCCTGCAGAAATGCGTGGAGCTGATCCTCAGCGCCCAGAAGCGCAACAACTCGAAGGCCTGGCGCTACACCCCGGACAGCACCGATGCCGACACCACCGTCTCCGGTTGCCAGCTCGTCGCTCTCTACGCCGCGCGAAACGCCGGCCTGCCGGTGCCGGACGATGCGTTGAAAAACGGCCTCGCCTACATGGCACGCTGCCGCGGCAGTGACGGTGGCTACGGCTACACCTCCGCCGGCGGACCGAAGCCCACGCTCACCGCGATCGGCGTGCTCTGCCTCTCGCTTGCGAAGGACAAGGAAGGCAAGGGCTACCAGGCCTCCGTCGAATACCTTCGTAAAAACCTCAACTTCCGCGATCGGCACTATCCATATTACTTTGAGTATTACATGTCGCAGGCGCTCTTCCATGCCGAGCCGGATACTTGGAACGACTGGAACGCCCGCAACATCCGCTACCTCGCCACCATTCAGTCGAGGGATGGCTCGTGGCCGGGAAACAAGGGCCAGTCCTTCAACACCGCCGGAGCCCTCCTGTCGCTCGCTCTAAACTATCGGTTCCTGCCGATCTACGAAAAATGATCCGACCGCTCGCCATCGCCATCCTGCTCGCCGCACCACTGGCCGCCGATGAAGCCAAGTCCGCCACGGACCTGCTGCGCTTCGCCAACGGCAACCAGATCGACGGTCGGTTCGCTGGCATGGACTCGACCGGTGTCATCACGTGGACGCGGCCGGATGTAGCGACGCCAATGCCTTTCCAGCGCGACAAGATCCGCCAGATCGTGCTGCGGAATGCCCACCCGCTGTCCGCGATGGCGGACCCGTGCCACGTCACCCTCGTCAATGGCGACCGCATCCCGGGAAAGGTCGTCGCGACCGACGCCGATAACGTGACCATTGAAACCACCGCGGCCGGCACCATGACGCTGCCCCGCGACGCGGTCTCGGTGATCGCTCCCAATCCCTTCGGCGGTCGCCTCCTCTATGCCGGGCCTTTCGATGACAAGGGCTGGAACATCGTGCGCTCCGAGACTCCCGCTCCGGAACCGGATCCCTTCGCGGGAAATATCCGCGCACCGCTGACCCTCAAGCAGGACGAAGGCGACTCCGACAAGCCGGCGTGGGTCCATACCGGCGCCTCGTGGTATTCGCGCGGCGGCGGCACGGATGCGATCACGCTGGATGCCGGCCTGCCGGATCGCGCGCTGATCCGCTTCAAGCTCGCCTGGCGCAGCCGCCCGAGCATTTCGGTGGCATTCCACTCCGATCTCCAGCACCCCGAAGTGAAGGAAAAGAAGGGAGACGCGGAAGCAGAGCAGCCGCGGCTGAACTTCGGCAGCATGCAAAACCTCGCCCGGCTCTTCGGCACCGGCTACGTGATGAATTTCCAATCCGGCTACGTGCACTTGCAGCGCACGTGGTTCAATGACGAGGGCCAGCCACAGGCCGAGCGCGTGCGCGTCGGCAGCACCTCCGTGCGCTTGCCGGATACCGGCGAGGCGGTCTTTGAAATCCGCTGCGATCGCCAGCAAGGCACCATCACCGTCCACATCGACGGCGAATTCGCCGTGCAGTGGGACACCACCGATGAAAACGCTTCCGGCCGTGCCGGCGACGATGGCAAGCCGCGCCGCCCCGTCACCTACCAGGCTCCAGGCGGTGGACTCGGCTTCATCGTCCAGGGAAACACCGCCCCGGTCCGCATCTCCGACATCATCGTGGCCGAATGGAACGGCCTCACCGACTCTGCCCGCAGCATGGAGAGCGACCACCGCGACATCGCCCTGCTTTCAAATGGCACCGACCGCTTCTCCGGAAAGGTGCTCGGCATCCGCGGCGGCATGGTGGAAATGGAGGCCAGCTACGGCCCCCTCAAGGTGCCGATGAATGAAGTCGCCGAGATCCACTTCGCCCGCGACCATCGGCGCAAGACCAGTGAAGCCCCCGCCTCCGAAATCGCCGTCCACCTGCAACCCGTCGGCCGGATCAGCGGCACACCGCTTGCATCTTCCAATGGGCGCATCCAGCTTGAGTCCACGCTCGCTGGCAAAATCGACCTCGATCTCTCCCCTGCCGTCATCCTCGAGTTCCAGTCGGGCGGCGGCTTCCTCGACGAGTGGGATGACGAACCGTGACTACCTCCTTTCCCCGTGATCCGCTCCTCGTCCATTCTCGCGCTCCTGCTCCTGCCCGCCGTTGCGGATGAGGTCATCCTTTCCGATAGCTCGCGCTTGCTCGGCACCGTCACCGCGCTCGCCGACACGGGCCAGGTGCTTCTCCAGAGCGATCTCGCCTTCGAGCCCTTCCAAGTTCGCGCCGATCACCTGCAAAGGGTCGTCTTCGCTCCCGGCACCGAAAAGGAAGACCAGCACGATTGCATGGTCACCCTCGTCAATGGCGACCAATTCCCCGCCGATCTCAGCGCCATCGATGAAGGAACGGTCACCGTCCACACCGACTTCGGCGGCGACATCCGCATCCCGCGTGAATCCATCGGCACCGTCCAACTCGGCGTGCGCCCGCGCAAGACGATCTATCGTGGACCCGACAGCGACGCCGGCTGGACCATCAAGAATGGCTGGCGCTACGATTCGCGCCGCTTCTCCGCGGACAGCAATGGCACCATCGCCCGCGAGTTCGACATACCCGGCTCCTTCGCCCTGAAATTCCGCCTCACCTGGCGGAATACCCCGAACATCCAGGCCTACTTCGCCTGCGAGAATTTCGACACCACCGCCAAGGCGAACCGCTACTTCATCCAGCTCAATAACGCCGGCTTCGAACTGAAGCGTCAGGACGCCACCGGCAACGGCGGCTTCTACTCGATGGCTTCACTCTCCAACGAG contains:
- a CDS encoding prenyltransferase/squalene oxidase repeat-containing protein: MRSILSLLLFATALPLAAQDLPRRPDDPIPPQVDAMYERGLAYLGKTQNARGSWDDSMGGEPGVVALCVVSFLAHGEDPNHGPYAKNISKGIDYLLSQQNSTNGYIGNSMYNHGFSTLALAEAYGCVDNPKIAPALQKCVELILSAQKRNNSKAWRYTPDSTDADTTVSGCQLVALYAARNAGLPVPDDALKNGLAYMARCRGSDGGYGYTSAGGPKPTLTAIGVLCLSLAKDKEGKGYQASVEYLRKNLNFRDRHYPYYFEYYMSQALFHAEPDTWNDWNARNIRYLATIQSRDGSWPGNKGQSFNTAGALLSLALNYRFLPIYEK